GCCAAGAACAATGTTATTATATATTGTCTCATTTGACTGTTCTTCAAAGTATTGCTTTGGATCAAAAGTCATTTAACAATTCACCCAGACCATTTGTATTTTATTTATTCTTAATTAGTGTGATAATGCTACTCGTAAAGTTTAATTTTAAGCTTGTCACATTTTTATTTATTCGTTCCAAAACACAATTCGATACTATACGCAATACTTAATTAATGGCATCGCAAATTGTAGTCTGTTCATCTTGATTCCTGCTCAACGATAAAATTATTTCATATTAACAGATTAAACTAAGCTAAATCGTACCCACTAATTTTATGAATCCTCTCTGTTCACTTTCTATTTAAGTTAAGTTTATGAAGATACTGCATATATGGGCGAGGGTAAAGTTGGATAAGCATAGAAAATATGCTGAAACACCCGATGACTGACTTCTACAACTTCTTCGTCACTAAAATTATCTACGGGTAATCCGGTTGTATCATCCCAAAGGAAGTCACGGATTACACTAAATACTGCATCCCGAGTTGATTCTTTCTCTTTCCAATGCTCCGTTTTCAATTTACCTTCCTTTAACATCTGCAACAATTGCACGGCTACTTGTTTAATTCTGTCTATTTCTTTTTTATTTAGATCTGGTTTCTTAAGCAGGTCAAAAATGGCTAGACTCTCCACATCCAAACCCTCGCGTACTGCTCGACTTTCTTCTTCACCAAGTTCTTGTACCAGTTTCAACAAAGCCTCGAACGTCTTCTCAATCGTACTACGGTCTTTTTCTCGGTTGTACTCTTCAACAATCTTCTCATAATGTTGCTGAAAGTTTGTACGGAGTGGATTCTGCTTTAGAAGGCGAGCTAATCGGTCTTCAATTGCATTCTTTAGATTTTGAACAGTTGTATTCTTCGTAGGGCTTTTTTCAAACTCCTTGCGTAGGCGTTCAAAATCGATGTCAGCGATATTGTATGGTGTACTTTCTTCTTTGACTTGTGCTGGAGCAGTAACAATTGCTTCGTCTACAATTTCATGTAGTTGCTGAATAATATCACTAATATCTGCTTGCTGACGATCTTTTTCTAAACTCCGGTAAATAATGTTTATTGCATCGTAGTCCCTGCGATAATCGTTTACCCTCTGATCATTAAGGCAAGCTTTAAATTTCTTAAACACCGCACGGCACATGATTTCAAAACGCTTTCGTGTCTCATCATTTTGGTTCACGACATCTTTTGCCGTCATAATCGCCGCGTTCCGTTCAAAGCCAGTTTTCTGAATGATGTCATCTAGTGAGGCCCCACCTTCTTCTAAGAAAGCATGGACAAAAGCAATTGCTTCGTGCAAATCAGGTATCAACTCAGTTGCTGGTTTTGTAGGATCAACATCTCCACCTGTAAAATCACGTCCACTATCTCCTTGACCTGCATAAGTCGCTAATGCTTGTCGTAGGTTTTTGAAAATACCACAGTAGTCAACAATCATTCCGTTATTTTTACCTTCACTCACACGGTTTGCACGAGCGATCGTCTGCATTAGTGTATGCGCCTTCAACGGTTTGTCGAGATAAAGCGTGGATAAACTTGGAACATCAAATCCTGTAAGCCACATAGCACATACAATAGCCACACGGAATGGGTGCTCCGCTTTTTTGAAAGCAGACTCAAGGTCGATGCGTTCACCGTTACTATTAACGAATCCCTCTTTAATCATTTTACGGTGTGGTTTAATGTCCAAATCCCATTTTTGAAACTTGGCTACTTCGCCTTGCTCTTCACTCACTACGACTGCCATCTGGGTTTCCTTCATCCAATTGACTTGTCGTTGCCGATAAACCAAGTCTTGCTCATCCACGCTGTTTTGCAAATCACTTTCCAATTTCTGTGATCGTTCTTGCCAGTATCTTTGAATATAATTGTACATTCGAACACATGTAATTTTATCGATACACACCAGAATCGCTTTACCCGTTTCCCATGTAGTGGAGTAATGATCCACAAAGTCTTTGGCTATCTGCTCAAGACGTTTTTCTGCGGTGATGATATGATAATCTCGTTTCAATTCGTTTTCTAATCGTTGCTCAACGTCAACATCTTCTAATTCGAGTTGTTCCAGCTTTTCAGCTATCCGCTCATTTAATTCATTCGTAGTGATTCCAAGTTTTTCTCCGCGTGCATCGTAATAAAGTGGGACGGTTGCCTTGTCTTCTACGGCCCTTTGGAAATCATAAGTAGAGATATAATCACCAAATGTCTGACGGGTGATTTCGTCATTACTAAACAAAGGTGTACCAGTAAATCCAATGTAGCTAGCGTTAGGCAATGCGTTACGTCTATTCAATGACAATCTTCCGTACTGAGTTCGATGTGCCTCGTCACTAATTACAATGATGTCGTCTCGAGTTGAATAAGGTTGGCTGGGGTCAACGTCTTGGTTAAATTTCTGAATGAGAGTAAAAATGTAGGGTTTATGTTGAGTAAATAGAGTTCTCAAATTCTCTCCCGAAGAAGCCCTACATGGATCGCGATCGCTGACGAGTCCACAACCGGCAAAACTCTTATAAATCTGCGAATCAAGGTCTTCTCGGTCGGTACAAATTATAAAAGTGAAGTTCCCACCCAGTTTACGGTGTACTTTTCTAGTAAAAAAGATAATGGAGTAGCTCTTACCAGATCCTTGTGTATGCCAATACACCCCTAGTTTTCCTTGGCGTTCATGACGTTCGGTAATGGAGTTTACCGCTCGATTTACGCCAAGAAACTGATGGTTTTGAGCAAGAATTTTAACGGTACCCCCTGAGGACTCATCAAACAGGATAAAGTTTTCAAACAAGTCCATGAAGCTGTCCTTGTCACAAATACCTTTCAGGAGCGTTTCCATGTCTACTACTCCCTTTTCCTCTTCCGCAAGGCGCTTCCATTCATGAAAATGCTCATATCGGCTAGACAGGGATCCCACTTTGGCTTCGATCCCATTTCCCAGCACAATAAACGCATTGTGGTGAAACAAATGTGGTACCGTGTCTTTGTAGTCGCTCAAGTTTTGTTCGTAAGCAATACGAATGTCTCGATTAACATTCTTTAGTTCCATAAACAATAAGGGGATGCCATTAACAAAGCCAACTATATCCGCACGGCGTGTATAGATATCCCCTTTTATCCAAAACTCACGGACGCATAAAAAATGATTGCTAGTCGCTTTTTTAAAATCGAATACTTTCAGCCGTTCCTTTTGGAGTACCTGGTTACTGTCGTGATACGTAACCAGTACACCATCTTTCAAAAGAGAATATTTTTCACGATTAATAGTGAGCATATTTTGACTCGTACTATATTCCTTGATCTGTCTTACTGCATCCTCATATGCAGAGAAAGGTAATCCAGGGTTAAGTTCCTCTAACTTGTCCTGAAGGTAACGAACAAGAACAATTTCTTTTGGTGAGGTTCTTCCCAGTAAACTATCTTTACCATAAGTTTCGGAGATAGCATTTACACTCTCCCAGCCAAGTACATTTTGCATGTACTCGGCCGTGGTTACTTGTACGAGAGTATCTTCGTTCATACGGGTCACAATTGGATCTCTCCTTTCATCAGACGTGGAAGTAGGAGGTCGCGGGCTTCAATTAATATGTCATTCTGCCTTTGTAAATTTGCAAGTGAT
This genomic stretch from Brevibacillus brevis harbors:
- a CDS encoding type I restriction endonuclease subunit R, which encodes MNEDTLVQVTTAEYMQNVLGWESVNAISETYGKDSLLGRTSPKEIVLVRYLQDKLEELNPGLPFSAYEDAVRQIKEYSTSQNMLTINREKYSLLKDGVLVTYHDSNQVLQKERLKVFDFKKATSNHFLCVREFWIKGDIYTRRADIVGFVNGIPLLFMELKNVNRDIRIAYEQNLSDYKDTVPHLFHHNAFIVLGNGIEAKVGSLSSRYEHFHEWKRLAEEEKGVVDMETLLKGICDKDSFMDLFENFILFDESSGGTVKILAQNHQFLGVNRAVNSITERHERQGKLGVYWHTQGSGKSYSIIFFTRKVHRKLGGNFTFIICTDREDLDSQIYKSFAGCGLVSDRDPCRASSGENLRTLFTQHKPYIFTLIQKFNQDVDPSQPYSTRDDIIVISDEAHRTQYGRLSLNRRNALPNASYIGFTGTPLFSNDEITRQTFGDYISTYDFQRAVEDKATVPLYYDARGEKLGITTNELNERIAEKLEQLELEDVDVEQRLENELKRDYHIITAEKRLEQIAKDFVDHYSTTWETGKAILVCIDKITCVRMYNYIQRYWQERSQKLESDLQNSVDEQDLVYRQRQVNWMKETQMAVVVSEEQGEVAKFQKWDLDIKPHRKMIKEGFVNSNGERIDLESAFKKAEHPFRVAIVCAMWLTGFDVPSLSTLYLDKPLKAHTLMQTIARANRVSEGKNNGMIVDYCGIFKNLRQALATYAGQGDSGRDFTGGDVDPTKPATELIPDLHEAIAFVHAFLEEGGASLDDIIQKTGFERNAAIMTAKDVVNQNDETRKRFEIMCRAVFKKFKACLNDQRVNDYRRDYDAINIIYRSLEKDRQQADISDIIQQLHEIVDEAIVTAPAQVKEESTPYNIADIDFERLRKEFEKSPTKNTTVQNLKNAIEDRLARLLKQNPLRTNFQQHYEKIVEEYNREKDRSTIEKTFEALLKLVQELGEEESRAVREGLDVESLAIFDLLKKPDLNKKEIDRIKQVAVQLLQMLKEGKLKTEHWKEKESTRDAVFSVIRDFLWDDTTGLPVDNFSDEEVVEVSHRVFQHIFYAYPTLPSPIYAVSS